The Micromonospora sp. WMMD961 genome has a segment encoding these proteins:
- a CDS encoding bifunctional RNase H/acid phosphatase codes for MAPRVVTVEADGGSRGNPGPAGYGAVVRDPETGAVLAERSESLGTATNNVAEYQGLIAGLTAAAELGAAEVDVRMDSKLVVEQMCGRWQIKHPGLRPLAAQAAGLVGRFAAVRFTWIPRDQNRHADALANAAMDAAAGRPPAGATPARATTPAAPGGAAATAVTGQPSAATATGSDPATAPASWEPRPTFTATRLILVRHGETEYTEQRRYSGRGDVPLSEKGRAQVRETATRVAALAPSVAAVLSSPLSRCTATAAAIAGALGDVPVRTEDDLIECDFGQWEGRTFAEVRQQWPGEMDAWLASPRIAPPGGESFTHVAERAHRVVAGLLTAYPGETVVIVSHVSPIKLVLRDALAAGDGFLHRLFLDAAGISVLDMWPDGGVAVRTVNDTSHLAAL; via the coding sequence GTGGCGCCGCGCGTGGTCACCGTCGAGGCCGACGGTGGGTCCCGGGGCAATCCCGGCCCCGCCGGTTACGGCGCTGTGGTCCGTGACCCGGAGACCGGCGCGGTGCTGGCCGAGCGCTCCGAGTCGCTCGGCACGGCGACCAACAACGTCGCCGAGTACCAAGGGCTGATCGCCGGGCTGACCGCCGCCGCCGAGCTGGGTGCCGCCGAGGTGGACGTCCGGATGGACTCCAAGCTGGTGGTCGAGCAGATGTGCGGCCGGTGGCAGATCAAGCACCCCGGCCTGCGGCCCCTCGCCGCCCAGGCGGCCGGGCTGGTGGGCCGCTTCGCCGCGGTGCGGTTCACCTGGATCCCCCGCGACCAGAACCGGCACGCCGACGCCCTCGCCAACGCGGCCATGGACGCCGCCGCGGGTCGTCCCCCGGCCGGCGCGACCCCCGCCCGGGCGACGACGCCGGCGGCCCCCGGCGGCGCTGCGGCGACTGCGGTCACCGGCCAGCCCTCGGCGGCGACCGCGACCGGCAGCGACCCGGCGACCGCCCCGGCGTCCTGGGAACCCCGGCCGACCTTCACCGCCACCCGGCTGATCCTGGTCCGGCACGGCGAGACCGAGTACACCGAGCAGCGCCGCTACTCCGGTCGCGGCGACGTGCCACTGTCCGAGAAGGGCCGGGCCCAGGTCCGCGAGACCGCCACCCGGGTGGCCGCGCTGGCCCCGTCCGTCGCGGCCGTGCTCAGTTCACCGCTGTCCCGGTGTACGGCCACCGCGGCGGCGATCGCCGGGGCACTCGGTGACGTGCCGGTGCGCACCGAGGACGATCTGATCGAGTGCGACTTCGGTCAGTGGGAGGGGCGCACCTTCGCCGAGGTGCGCCAGCAGTGGCCGGGGGAGATGGACGCGTGGCTCGCCTCACCCCGGATCGCCCCGCCGGGAGGGGAGTCGTTCACCCACGTCGCCGAACGCGCCCACCGTGTCGTCGCCGGGCTGCTCACCGCGTACCCCGGGGAGACCGTGGTGATCGTCTCGCACGTCTCGCCGATCAAGCTGGTGCTGCGCGATGCCCTCGCCGCCGGCGACGGGTTCCTGCACCGGCTCTTCCTGGACGCGGCCGGGATCTCGGTGCTCGACATGTGGCCCGACGGCGGAGTGGCCGTCCGCACGGTCAACGACACCTCCCACCTCGCCGCTCTCTGA
- a CDS encoding TIM-barrel domain-containing protein, protein MLYRNSPRRRATAAAAAGILLTGLALAPSAPAQASRHKAQDGAVRSGNARFEVLSPTLIRTEYQKDGRFTDAATFNAIGRDDFPRTRFTKHVEHGWLTIDTGAMTLRYRVGSGAFTADNLTVQLKAGKQLVQGRPWADHTAPACAFGALCEAESLQLNGPGVATDHQGYTGRGFAAGFASSGDSVTFALDAPEDGTKQLTVRYANSTGGDGQNVARTLTVQLDGDAGRTLTLPPTTNWDTWGLASVPVDLTAGRHEISVVRGANDSGNVNIDSLALVNPGDAFPAPSTPQPQPLRFGTLGEAETGALTGGARPANDHNGASGTGFLAGLESTTAAVALTVTDVPSAGDYRVQIRYANGQAGAQPSQTRTMSVTADTATPVTATLPPTSGWDYWNTVAVPVHLDRGTNTVTLGCPTDASCNVNVDTVAVTSKASPLLAPHAPLGGYRRGLDGVTGSALTAPGLLYQDGWYLLDDSASALSTTKPRPNPEQDGYVFAYGQDFTRGLKDLSTLTGPTKLLPKWAYGVWYSEYYDRTAAEFQDLVARATAEGVPLDVLVLDTDIKAPDKWNGWSIDSTRIPDPKAFFDWARKQGLHTGINIHPSILGSDPKFAQAQATAKGKLQRVGCNGGPDCYTFDLGDPDQLKAYMQLHDGMLPKGTKGPDLWWLDWCCDNTTSSLAGVTADAWINQQYADKTGFAFSRAYGSLQAGGYSSPTPVSTGPWADKRTTLHFTGDTTSDWSTLQMEVGYTPGESAATGLAAVSHDIGGHTGGLQEPGTEPGSTKLPDDLYARWVQFGTFQPIDRLHSNHSDRLPWQYGPAANASAKKFLNLRKELQPYTYAAAKEATRTGTPIVRSMYLAYPNEQAAYATAGSQYLYGPDYLVAPVTTPGTTATTSVWFPPGNSWTDIFTGKTYRGGTTQNITTTLDTMPVFKKH, encoded by the coding sequence TTGCTCTATCGGAACTCACCGCGCCGTCGCGCGACAGCAGCCGCCGCAGCCGGCATCCTCCTCACCGGGCTGGCGCTCGCCCCGTCCGCGCCGGCGCAGGCCAGCCGTCACAAGGCGCAGGACGGAGCCGTTCGGTCGGGCAACGCACGTTTCGAGGTGCTGTCCCCTACCCTGATCCGCACCGAGTACCAGAAGGACGGCAGGTTCACCGACGCCGCCACGTTCAACGCCATCGGGCGCGACGACTTTCCCCGTACGCGTTTCACCAAGCACGTCGAGCACGGCTGGCTCACCATCGACACCGGTGCGATGACGTTGCGCTACCGGGTCGGCTCGGGCGCGTTCACCGCCGACAACCTCACTGTGCAGCTCAAGGCCGGCAAGCAGCTCGTGCAGGGCCGACCCTGGGCCGACCACACGGCTCCGGCCTGCGCGTTCGGCGCTCTTTGCGAGGCCGAGTCGCTGCAGCTGAACGGCCCCGGCGTGGCCACCGACCACCAGGGATACACGGGCCGCGGCTTCGCGGCCGGCTTCGCCTCGTCCGGCGACTCGGTCACCTTCGCGCTCGACGCGCCGGAAGACGGCACGAAGCAGCTCACCGTCCGCTATGCCAACAGCACCGGCGGCGACGGCCAGAACGTGGCCCGCACCCTGACGGTGCAGCTCGACGGCGACGCCGGCCGCACGCTGACGCTGCCGCCCACCACGAACTGGGACACCTGGGGCCTGGCCAGCGTGCCGGTCGACCTCACCGCGGGCCGGCACGAGATCAGCGTCGTTCGGGGTGCCAACGACTCCGGCAACGTGAACATCGACAGCCTCGCGCTGGTCAACCCGGGTGATGCGTTCCCCGCGCCGTCCACGCCCCAGCCGCAACCGCTGCGGTTCGGCACGCTCGGCGAGGCCGAGACCGGCGCGCTGACTGGCGGCGCACGGCCCGCGAACGACCACAACGGCGCTTCGGGTACGGGATTCCTGGCCGGCCTGGAAAGCACCACCGCCGCCGTGGCACTCACCGTGACCGATGTTCCGTCCGCGGGTGACTACCGGGTGCAGATCCGGTACGCCAACGGCCAGGCCGGCGCGCAGCCGAGCCAGACACGCACCATGTCGGTCACGGCCGACACGGCGACCCCGGTCACGGCAACCCTTCCGCCCACCAGCGGGTGGGACTACTGGAACACCGTTGCCGTCCCGGTCCACCTCGACCGCGGCACCAACACCGTGACGTTGGGCTGCCCCACCGACGCCAGTTGCAACGTCAACGTGGACACGGTCGCCGTCACGAGCAAGGCCTCACCGCTGCTCGCCCCGCACGCGCCGCTCGGCGGCTACCGCCGGGGCCTGGACGGCGTGACCGGTTCCGCGCTCACCGCCCCGGGCCTGCTCTACCAGGACGGCTGGTACCTGCTCGACGACTCCGCCTCGGCCCTGAGCACCACCAAGCCCCGGCCCAACCCCGAGCAGGACGGCTACGTCTTCGCGTACGGGCAGGACTTCACCCGTGGCCTCAAGGACCTGTCGACGCTGACCGGACCCACGAAGCTGCTGCCGAAGTGGGCGTACGGGGTGTGGTACTCCGAGTACTACGACCGCACCGCTGCCGAGTTCCAGGACCTGGTGGCCCGGGCGACGGCCGAAGGCGTACCCCTGGATGTTCTTGTCCTCGACACGGACATCAAGGCGCCGGACAAGTGGAACGGCTGGAGCATCGACAGCACCCGGATCCCCGACCCGAAGGCGTTCTTCGACTGGGCCAGGAAGCAGGGCCTGCACACCGGCATCAACATCCACCCGAGCATCCTCGGTTCGGACCCCAAGTTCGCGCAGGCGCAGGCCACCGCCAAGGGCAAGCTCCAGCGCGTCGGCTGCAACGGCGGCCCCGACTGCTACACGTTCGACCTCGGGGACCCGGACCAGCTCAAGGCGTATATGCAGCTCCACGACGGAATGCTGCCCAAGGGCACCAAGGGCCCGGACCTGTGGTGGCTGGACTGGTGCTGCGACAACACGACGTCGTCGCTCGCCGGGGTGACCGCCGACGCGTGGATCAACCAGCAGTACGCCGACAAGACCGGCTTCGCCTTCTCCCGGGCGTACGGCTCGTTGCAGGCCGGCGGCTACAGCAGCCCGACCCCGGTGTCGACCGGCCCGTGGGCAGACAAGCGCACCACCCTGCACTTCACCGGCGACACCACCTCCGACTGGTCGACCCTCCAGATGGAGGTCGGCTACACGCCGGGCGAGTCCGCCGCGACCGGGCTGGCCGCGGTCAGCCACGACATCGGCGGGCACACCGGCGGCCTCCAGGAGCCGGGCACCGAACCGGGCAGCACCAAGCTGCCCGACGACCTCTACGCCCGGTGGGTCCAGTTCGGCACGTTCCAGCCGATCGACAGGCTGCACTCCAACCACAGCGACCGGCTGCCCTGGCAGTACGGCCCGGCGGCGAACGCGTCGGCCAAGAAGTTCCTCAACCTGCGCAAGGAACTACAGCCGTACACGTACGCCGCCGCCAAGGAGGCCACCCGCACGGGTACGCCCATCGTCCGCTCGATGTACCTCGCGTACCCGAACGAGCAGGCCGCGTACGCCACCGCCGGTTCCCAGTACCTCTACGGCCCGGACTACCTGGTGGCACCGGTGACGACGCCGGGCACCACCGCCACCACGTCGGTGTGGTTCCCGCCGGGCAACAGCTGGACCGACATCTTCACCGGGAAGACGTACCGGGGCGGCACCACGCAGAACATCACCACCACGCTGGACACCATGCCGGTGTTCAAGAAGCACTGA
- a CDS encoding MarR family transcriptional regulator produces the protein MSDDHEITLGRIETEVALLMRFGEATRRATGTAEHRVLDRAAYVILRHLDNAGPQNVSALAAQLNLDGSTVTRQVSALQRDGLIVRAPDPTDGRGTVISPTAAGLQRMAAVQTARTRLYGDMLADWSDEDRATLATLLGRLNQALVRRNRRR, from the coding sequence ATGAGCGACGACCACGAGATCACCCTCGGCCGGATCGAGACCGAGGTGGCCCTGTTGATGCGCTTCGGCGAGGCGACCCGGCGGGCCACCGGCACCGCCGAGCACCGGGTGCTCGACCGGGCCGCGTACGTGATCCTGCGGCACCTGGACAACGCCGGCCCGCAGAACGTCTCCGCGCTCGCCGCCCAACTCAACCTGGACGGCTCGACCGTGACTCGGCAGGTGTCCGCCCTGCAACGCGACGGCCTCATCGTCCGCGCCCCCGACCCGACGGACGGCCGTGGCACGGTCATCTCCCCCACCGCGGCCGGCCTGCAGCGGATGGCCGCCGTGCAGACCGCGCGCACCCGGCTCTACGGCGACATGCTGGCCGACTGGAGCGACGAGGACCGGGCCACGCTGGCCACCCTTCTGGGCCGCCTCAACCAGGCCCTGGTGCGCCGCAACCGCCGCCGCTGA
- a CDS encoding helix-turn-helix transcriptional regulator: MADVPSPLANFVVSEIRRARGASGMTQESFGRAAGFSASHVSAVESGTRALTMDFIKGADRALNNGGLFERLATKFGAPSWFLPWLDAEREATQLRYFEPNLIPGLLQVEHYARTVLRTDESLTDDEVEQRVQGRMSRQAILTGERRPQFVAVLDEAAIRRTGDGLGGIMAQQVAHLVATAELPHVHVHVIPIGSGLHIGLSGPFALARSSEGVWVGHLENQLGGDVIDKDDEVATLQARWESVRNEALPRRQSIDLLKEVESHHGPQ, from the coding sequence ATGGCTGACGTGCCAAGTCCGCTCGCGAACTTCGTCGTGAGCGAGATCCGCCGCGCCCGTGGAGCGTCGGGGATGACGCAAGAGTCGTTCGGCCGTGCGGCGGGGTTCAGCGCCTCACACGTCAGCGCCGTGGAGAGCGGCACCCGAGCACTGACGATGGACTTCATCAAGGGCGCTGACCGGGCGCTGAACAACGGCGGACTCTTCGAGCGCCTGGCAACAAAGTTCGGCGCGCCGTCGTGGTTCCTGCCCTGGCTGGATGCCGAGCGAGAGGCGACCCAGCTTCGCTACTTCGAGCCGAACCTGATTCCCGGGCTGCTACAGGTGGAGCACTACGCCCGTACTGTCCTCCGGACAGACGAAAGCCTCACCGATGACGAGGTTGAGCAGCGCGTGCAGGGGCGTATGAGCAGGCAAGCGATTCTGACAGGCGAGCGCCGGCCACAGTTCGTCGCCGTGCTGGACGAAGCCGCGATCCGGCGCACGGGTGATGGTCTGGGCGGGATCATGGCCCAGCAGGTGGCTCACCTGGTCGCGACGGCCGAGCTTCCGCACGTTCACGTCCACGTCATTCCGATCGGCAGCGGCCTGCACATCGGGCTGTCCGGACCGTTCGCCCTGGCCCGGTCCAGCGAGGGCGTGTGGGTTGGGCACCTCGAAAACCAGCTTGGCGGTGACGTCATCGACAAGGACGATGAGGTAGCTACGCTTCAGGCAAGGTGGGAGAGCGTCCGAAACGAGGCTCTACCGCGCCGGCAGTCCATCGACCTGCTGAAGGAAGTTGAGAGCCATCATGGACCTCAGTAA
- a CDS encoding MFS transporter → MDRRSEPNRSAIYATTLVAFLAIAGIAVVDPILPAIGEAIGVTAWQVELLFTAYIAVMALGMIPATLASGRFGFKPVLITGVSVVGLAAILASFSDNIVQLSVLRGVWGLGNAMFFATAMVVLVNLAVDREWVVGLFETALGLGFAVGPLIGGLLGEISWRLPFFVCGVFMVLALGVASRKLREPTNRQQPVRVGQIFATYRRPAFIALCVVTAAYNFVFFVVLGYTPLFLGLDIIPLGLAFTGWGLGLATGILVIGHRLAHRIGAVQTVGVAIAGLLVCMVLFATSTSTAESLVVLVLAGLCMGLANANLTDLALGLGSTDRRVATGAFNLVRWGAAAPAPIISGKLAEHSLALPFWVGFGVLAAGVLVYLAFAHVMAAGYGERVLWSRWNRAAASTEKAAEEPVGEAY, encoded by the coding sequence GTGGATCGGCGTTCCGAACCGAACCGCAGTGCCATCTACGCCACCACCCTGGTGGCTTTCCTCGCCATCGCCGGCATCGCCGTCGTCGACCCGATCCTGCCCGCCATCGGCGAGGCGATCGGGGTCACCGCCTGGCAGGTCGAGTTGCTGTTCACCGCGTACATCGCGGTCATGGCCCTGGGCATGATCCCGGCGACGCTGGCCAGCGGCCGGTTCGGCTTCAAGCCGGTGCTGATCACCGGCGTCTCCGTGGTCGGCCTGGCCGCGATCCTCGCCTCGTTCAGCGACAACATCGTGCAGCTGTCGGTGCTGCGCGGCGTCTGGGGCCTGGGCAACGCGATGTTCTTCGCCACCGCAATGGTGGTGCTGGTCAACCTGGCCGTCGACCGGGAATGGGTGGTCGGCCTCTTCGAGACCGCCCTCGGGCTCGGCTTCGCCGTCGGCCCGCTGATCGGCGGCCTGCTCGGCGAGATCAGCTGGCGGCTGCCGTTCTTCGTCTGCGGCGTCTTCATGGTCCTCGCCCTCGGCGTGGCCTCCCGCAAGCTCCGCGAGCCCACCAACCGGCAACAGCCGGTACGCGTCGGCCAGATCTTCGCCACCTACCGCCGGCCGGCGTTCATCGCCCTCTGCGTGGTCACCGCCGCGTACAACTTCGTGTTCTTCGTGGTGCTCGGCTACACGCCGCTCTTCCTCGGCCTGGACATCATCCCGCTGGGGCTCGCGTTCACCGGCTGGGGTCTCGGCCTGGCCACCGGCATCCTGGTCATCGGTCACCGCCTGGCCCACCGCATCGGCGCGGTGCAGACCGTCGGCGTGGCCATCGCCGGGCTGCTGGTCTGCATGGTCCTCTTCGCCACCTCCACCAGCACCGCCGAGTCGCTCGTCGTGCTCGTGCTCGCCGGCCTCTGCATGGGGTTGGCCAACGCCAACCTCACCGACCTGGCCCTCGGCCTCGGGTCCACCGACCGGCGCGTCGCCACCGGCGCGTTCAACCTGGTCCGCTGGGGTGCCGCCGCGCCGGCCCCGATCATCTCCGGCAAGCTCGCCGAACACTCACTGGCCCTGCCGTTCTGGGTGGGCTTCGGGGTGCTCGCCGCCGGTGTCCTCGTCTACCTGGCCTTTGCGCACGTGATGGCCGCCGGTTACGGCGAACGGGTCCTCTGGTCCCGCTGGAACCGCGCCGCCGCCAGCACCGAGAAGGCCGCCGAAGAGCCGGTGGGCGAGGCGTACTGA
- a CDS encoding DUF397 domain-containing protein — protein sequence MDLSNARWRKSSRSGASGGNCVEVASNLPGVIGVRDSKDPVGPALTFGPAAWRAFVAQLAERP from the coding sequence ATGGACCTCAGTAACGCCCGGTGGCGCAAGTCCAGCCGCAGCGGCGCAAGCGGTGGGAACTGCGTCGAGGTCGCAAGCAACCTGCCCGGCGTCATCGGCGTCCGGGACAGCAAGGACCCCGTAGGTCCGGCCCTCACCTTCGGTCCGGCGGCCTGGCGGGCGTTCGTCGCCCAGCTCGCCGAGCGGCCATAA
- a CDS encoding transposase — protein sequence MRSLARRWLALQAEIDDLDSHLVALVTAAAPDLVALPGLGVDTAGQLLVTAGDNPHRLHSEAAFARLCGVAAIPASSGRTDRHRLHRGGDRDANRALWGITLVRMRCHQPTKDYVTRRTVKGKTMTEIMRCLKRNIARDAYRLLTNSG from the coding sequence CTGCGCAGCCTCGCCCGACGCTGGCTCGCCCTTCAGGCCGAGATCGATGACCTCGACAGCCACCTGGTCGCCCTCGTCACCGCCGCCGCCCCGGATCTGGTCGCGCTGCCTGGTTTAGGCGTCGACACCGCTGGGCAACTCCTCGTCACCGCTGGCGACAACCCCCACCGCTTGCACTCCGAAGCGGCTTTCGCCCGGCTCTGTGGCGTCGCCGCCATCCCGGCCAGCTCCGGACGCACCGACCGCCACCGCCTGCACCGTGGCGGCGACCGCGACGCCAACCGCGCCCTCTGGGGCATCACCCTCGTCCGCATGCGCTGCCACCAACCCACCAAGGACTACGTCACCCGCCGCACCGTAAAAGGCAAGACCATGACCGAGATCATGCGCTGCCTGAAGCGCAACATCGCCCGAGACGCCTACCGGCTGCTCACGAACTCCGGATAG
- a CDS encoding sulfite exporter TauE/SafE family protein, whose amino-acid sequence MDLSHAALLLAAGLAAGTVNAVAGGGSLITFPAMIAVGLPPVPANVSNSVAVFPGYVASVAGSRLDLPRPRALATLVPTTIVGTILGALLLLATPARAFEVVVPFLVLAATAVLAFQDPLRRLVGHPRDLSPRQRTVAVQTMVALGGVYGGYFGAALGVMLVAGLALVLDATLARVSAIKNLLSAVVGLTTLVVFALFGPLNWAAVAVVAPATLIGGYAGARLVRRLPPVLLKSVIVVFGTTIGLYLLYRALN is encoded by the coding sequence ATGGATCTCTCCCACGCCGCGCTGCTGCTCGCCGCCGGTCTCGCCGCTGGCACTGTCAACGCGGTGGCCGGTGGTGGATCGTTGATCACTTTCCCGGCGATGATCGCGGTCGGGTTGCCCCCGGTGCCGGCGAACGTCAGCAACTCGGTCGCCGTGTTCCCCGGGTACGTGGCCAGCGTGGCGGGCAGCCGGCTGGACCTGCCGCGCCCCCGCGCCCTGGCCACGCTGGTGCCGACCACGATCGTCGGCACGATCCTCGGGGCGTTGCTGCTGCTGGCCACGCCAGCCCGCGCGTTCGAGGTGGTCGTACCCTTTCTGGTCCTCGCCGCGACAGCGGTCCTGGCGTTCCAGGATCCGCTGCGCCGGCTGGTCGGTCACCCCCGGGACCTGTCGCCACGCCAGCGGACGGTCGCGGTGCAGACGATGGTCGCGCTCGGTGGGGTGTACGGCGGGTACTTCGGCGCGGCGCTCGGGGTGATGCTGGTCGCCGGGCTGGCCCTGGTGCTCGACGCGACCCTGGCGCGGGTGAGCGCGATCAAGAATCTGCTGTCCGCGGTGGTGGGGTTGACCACGCTCGTGGTGTTCGCCCTGTTCGGCCCGCTGAACTGGGCGGCGGTCGCGGTGGTCGCGCCCGCCACCCTCATCGGGGGGTACGCGGGCGCGCGTCTGGTCCGTCGGCTGCCGCCGGTGCTACTCAAGTCGGTGATCGTGGTGTTCGGTACGACGATCGGCCTCTACCTGCTCTACCGCGCCCTGAACTGA
- a CDS encoding DUF3311 domain-containing protein: protein MAAPEPEAPTTAPTRAKDHSPWNWLLFIPIVVPLVPAFFNADSPRIFGFPRFYWLQLAFILLGVGTTTLVYQMTKKRGDR, encoded by the coding sequence ATGGCTGCACCGGAACCGGAGGCGCCCACCACGGCGCCGACCAGGGCGAAGGACCACAGCCCCTGGAACTGGTTGCTCTTCATCCCCATCGTGGTGCCGCTGGTCCCGGCCTTCTTCAACGCCGACTCGCCTCGGATCTTCGGGTTCCCGCGTTTCTACTGGCTGCAACTGGCGTTCATCCTGCTCGGCGTCGGCACGACGACGCTGGTGTACCAGATGACCAAGAAGCGGGGTGACCGCTGA
- a CDS encoding Imm51 family immunity protein, whose amino-acid sequence MTLLSLIETTSGQYSLLLEAGTTPVDDLIRELDHEPNGYFWEGVAEVLVSTEAQTLEGRFAYDSEAGMFCADGADRGALEEWQLG is encoded by the coding sequence ATGACCTTGCTTAGCCTGATCGAGACGACTTCAGGACAGTATTCGCTGCTGCTGGAGGCGGGGACCACACCGGTTGACGACCTGATTCGGGAGCTCGATCACGAGCCCAACGGGTACTTCTGGGAAGGCGTCGCGGAAGTTCTGGTGAGCACCGAGGCCCAGACGCTCGAAGGCCGGTTTGCCTATGACTCCGAGGCTGGCATGTTCTGCGCCGACGGCGCCGATCGAGGCGCGCTGGAAGAGTGGCAGCTCGGATGA
- a CDS encoding DUF4241 domain-containing protein, with product MASFTATVPPRRYPLTLALVEGPEDKRVAAAKLTIHDQPVAAWEMALRPGQDPGTLRDGEVFTVGVDVATIALFDTVALEAMARRTEEDPSYYVDQADRPVELHDRASGANLIAFNTGWGDGGYPVWIGRTTTGAVACFLVDMAMLASPPTSASSSPS from the coding sequence ATTGCCTCCTTCACTGCAACGGTGCCGCCCCGCAGGTATCCGTTGACACTGGCCCTGGTGGAAGGGCCGGAGGACAAGCGCGTGGCGGCGGCGAAGTTGACGATCCACGACCAGCCCGTAGCGGCCTGGGAAATGGCGCTACGACCCGGTCAGGACCCCGGCACCCTTCGCGACGGTGAGGTGTTCACTGTCGGCGTCGATGTGGCCACCATCGCCTTGTTCGACACGGTGGCGCTTGAGGCAATGGCCCGACGGACAGAGGAAGACCCGTCCTACTACGTGGACCAGGCGGACCGACCGGTCGAGCTGCATGACCGCGCCTCCGGCGCCAACCTCATCGCGTTCAACACCGGCTGGGGCGACGGCGGCTATCCGGTCTGGATCGGTCGTACGACTACCGGCGCTGTCGCCTGCTTCCTTGTCGACATGGCCATGCTGGCATCGCCGCCAACGTCCGCCAGCAGTTCCCCATCCTGA
- a CDS encoding sodium:solute symporter gives MWRDHLTEIIVFTLLFLLVSAMGFVAARWRAPKDMAHLDEWGLGGRSFGGWITWFLVGGDLYTAYTFVAVPALVFGAGAMGFFAVPYTIVIYPMVFLVLCRLWSVSHRHGFVTPADFVRSRFDSPVLALLVAITGIVATMPYIALQLVGIEAVLKTMGVTGESALARHLPIIIAFAILAAYTYQSGLRAPALIAFVKDTLIYVVILVAVIWLPQKLGGWGSIFDAAEAKFQATAQNPNDGILLNANNQLQYVTLAFGSALALFLYPHSITGVLASRNRDVIKRNMSALPAYSLILGLIALLGYMAIASGVKPLPGAKEGTVDNNTVVPVLFDQQFPDWFAGVAYAAIGIGALVPAAIMSIAAANLFTRNIYKEYLKRDASPAQEANVSKITSLVVKVGAVACIVFLDPQFSIDLQLIGGVIILQTLPAVALGLYTRWFHRTGLIVGWAVGMGLGMWMLYQVASPTRKHFGGSAFPLSEFGFDTTKTIYVGIVAVVVNLAVAALVTLALRAAKADEGVDGTTPDDYFADEGDPRITPGTERDADSAREPVA, from the coding sequence ATGTGGCGGGACCATCTCACCGAGATCATCGTCTTCACCCTGTTGTTCCTCCTGGTCAGCGCGATGGGTTTCGTGGCCGCCCGCTGGCGCGCCCCGAAGGACATGGCACACCTGGACGAGTGGGGCCTGGGCGGGCGCAGCTTCGGCGGCTGGATCACCTGGTTCCTGGTCGGCGGCGACCTCTACACCGCGTACACATTCGTGGCGGTGCCGGCACTGGTGTTCGGCGCGGGCGCGATGGGCTTCTTCGCGGTGCCGTACACCATCGTGATCTACCCGATGGTGTTCCTGGTGCTCTGCCGGCTCTGGTCGGTCTCGCACCGGCACGGCTTCGTCACCCCGGCGGATTTCGTCCGCAGTCGGTTCGACTCGCCGGTGCTGGCGCTGCTCGTCGCGATCACCGGCATCGTGGCCACCATGCCGTACATCGCGTTGCAGCTCGTCGGCATCGAGGCGGTGCTCAAGACGATGGGGGTGACCGGCGAGAGCGCGCTGGCCCGGCACCTGCCGATCATCATCGCGTTCGCCATCCTGGCGGCGTACACGTACCAGTCGGGGCTGCGCGCGCCCGCGCTGATCGCGTTCGTCAAGGACACCCTGATCTACGTGGTGATCCTGGTCGCGGTGATCTGGCTGCCGCAGAAGCTGGGCGGTTGGGGCAGCATCTTCGACGCCGCCGAGGCGAAGTTCCAGGCCACGGCGCAGAACCCGAACGACGGGATCCTGCTCAACGCCAACAACCAGCTCCAGTACGTCACCCTGGCGTTCGGCTCGGCGCTGGCGCTGTTCCTCTACCCGCACAGCATCACCGGTGTGCTGGCCAGCCGGAACCGGGATGTGATCAAGCGGAACATGTCGGCGCTGCCGGCGTACAGCCTGATCCTCGGATTGATCGCGCTGCTCGGCTACATGGCCATCGCGTCCGGGGTGAAGCCGCTGCCCGGCGCCAAGGAGGGCACTGTCGACAACAACACCGTCGTACCGGTGTTGTTCGACCAGCAGTTCCCGGACTGGTTCGCCGGCGTCGCGTACGCGGCGATCGGCATCGGCGCACTGGTGCCGGCAGCGATCATGTCGATCGCGGCGGCGAACCTGTTCACCCGCAACATCTACAAGGAGTACCTGAAGCGGGACGCCTCCCCGGCCCAGGAGGCCAACGTCTCGAAGATCACCTCCTTGGTGGTGAAGGTCGGCGCGGTGGCCTGCATCGTCTTCCTCGACCCGCAGTTCTCCATCGACCTCCAACTCATCGGCGGCGTGATCATCCTGCAGACGCTGCCGGCGGTGGCGCTGGGTCTCTACACCCGCTGGTTCCACCGCACCGGCCTGATCGTCGGCTGGGCGGTCGGCATGGGGTTGGGCATGTGGATGCTCTACCAGGTCGCCAGCCCGACCCGGAAGCACTTCGGTGGCTCCGCGTTCCCGCTGTCGGAGTTCGGCTTCGACACCACCAAGACGATCTACGTCGGCATCGTGGCGGTGGTGGTCAACCTGGCGGTCGCTGCCCTGGTGACGCTGGCGCTGCGAGCCGCGAAGGCGGACGAGGGAGTGGACGGCACCACGCCGGACGACTACTTCGCCGACGAGGGCGACCCCCGGATCACCCCCGGCACCGAGCGCGACGCCGACTCGGCCCGCGAACCGGTCGCCTGA